Genomic segment of Bemisia tabaci chromosome 9, PGI_BMITA_v3:
CTGGCACCGGTTCAAACACATTACTTGTAAACCCTGATGGCTCTGAAGTCCGATGTGGAGGCTGGGGTAGTCTACTTGGAGATGAAGGCAGTGGTGAGTGGATTGAACTATTTGATAAAGTTCCTTCTTTGGTTTTGATAATACTCAGGAACTTCTTCGTAGTATCTCCGGTTATGTACGTCCAGTCTCAATGTCTATAGGGTTCTAAGAagaataattggactacattttgcaatgaggaactacaacttctggttcaatttagaaacaatggATGTACCATCAGTACttttatgcacataagtgtttttatggatgagccagaaattgtagttcctaatttcggAGTGCTTCACCAAAAGCATACCACTGATTGTTAGAGTTAACCAAAACAGTCTCATCTAcaattcagtgtttcaaaatttcatctcctatttcaatttttgagaaggaaattaaccaacatttttgcctaaaattttgtggaaatagCTTTCCTATGAGCAAGaaaaatcacaacaattttcaaatgggGATGGTGGTGATTTCTCTTCAAATATCAAATAGCAGATGAGATTTTGGAACATTGCAATGTACCTGGGAATGTTTACCTTAAATCTATCCAaatcataggtttttttttttttttaaagagtgaATAATGGTTTCACTGTCTCTacctccccccctttttttttggtgctGCAGTTATTCATGGTATAATTCATCAATggatgaaatttaaatgaataattTCTGTGCACAGTTTTGTGAGTCCAGCATATTTGTGGTACAGAAGCTTATCAAATTGAAACAAGTCATCTATAGATTTGGTTTTTTAAACATGCAAATATCTAGTCAAAGCGTAAATCTCTGGCTCAAAAACTTAAATAGAATTGATTGAGCTATGGGAAGCGGTGGTTCAGGTTCTTTTGTTACTGATCAGGCGTTTtgtatcaatttatttttatgaagcCCTTCAGTATCAGAGGATCATTGTGTCAAGTAAAAACAATGCAATGGCAGTGTTGCTTTTCGTCTTATCCgtatctttcttcaaaaaaaacttTAGGAAGCCGACCTCAGTTCTGTTTTGGATCAGAGCCGAGCACTTAATGAGCTTTATTTGTCCTCAACAATTATGTTCATAATTAGGAGAGGTTTCTccctctcttcctcttttctcatgcttatttttttttcatctgatttctctctttcttttatttcaagGTCGTATTTGTTGTGATCTTGTTGTAAACTCTCAAAAGGAGATCTCTAGTGGCATTGACTGtcaaattttgactttaaaaaaattgtaaaaaaaattgtcaaattatACAAGTTGGAAAACCCTCTTtggttttttaaagtaaaattgatgccaaatttatgGTTAAAAAAAGATCATGAGTGAAAATTGGcattaaaattttggtaaattctCAAAATTATAGAATTTTCAAGACCAGTTTTAGTCGAAATTATTagcatctcattttttttcaaaaactgcatccatgcgccttgtcctttaagcccctcaattggactgcgGTATGCAAAAAAGAGCTAGTCTGCCATGCCAGGGAAGAACCTGgtttgaaccttcagacgttaccaaatcgccttcgataaaacacaaattttccaagaaggtagtgaaaatttttactccaattttccagataattttgaatgcaatttaatctacaatattcgaaaatttcaaggaaattttttttaacttttctccaaaatgaactttttatcataggaactttggcaacgttcatcatacggcgttctttctatGCACGGCAGCACTGCCTCAGGCTCATTTTTCGAACAATGTATGTGcttttagtttccctatgcaggtagGGACTTAATTGATCAGCCAAAAATAGTACCATTAAAGCTTGTGAAACTAAGCTTAGGACGAAAATCAGCTtagttgaaattttcttcggccCCTTAACTCCATAAGAACTACTGTGAAAAAATACGACTAAGCCGAATTGTTTAAATCTAGTGCAGCTCTAAAGCCTCTCGAGTCAAAGAAAAATTGTGTACTACTTTAATTTACTTGACTGTAGATTTAGCGAGAGTATTTTCTATGTAACTCTGGTCCATTTTACACACTTCATataaattttgactaaaatccTCCCATAAATAATTTGTAGCCTTTTATATATGCATATTCTGCCAACTAAAATTACAaggttttctctctctttttccgcAGCATACTGGATATCACACCAAgctattaaaatttgttttgatgatctggataattttaaaacaccCCCTATGGGATACAGTACAGACTACATTTGGTCAGCTGCTAAATCATATTTCAATGCAGAAAGTGTGTAAGTATATATTTTTTAACCCAAACAGTTGAATCTAACTCAagtcaaaaattcaccctccttcGAAAATGCATCCTTCTGATTATTTTGAAGGAATGTTCTTGTACAGATTCATACCTCACGTAAAACTAATTTATGAATTTAGAATTTCTAGTTCCTGATAGATCATTAGAGACCCAGTTTGCTAGATGGTTCAAAAATGGCCTGTGCCATTGATGATAATCAAGTCCCATCAATTTGATGTTCTAACGTTAATTGATAAAGCAAAATCTAAGAGAGCctttaaaaaagtttcaaactCTGAAACAAAATTTCGTTCTAAGTTTTCTGATGCAATTTCTCCCCTGCATTTacttactcatttttgaacGATTAAGATATCTCATAATTACTTTCTTGTTTAGCTTGAAGTTGGAAGATGtgtcagttaaaaaaaaaaaaaaaaaaaaaaattgtatacaaATTGAAATTCAATCATTTATAGTTCTGCTTTTCCAAccttacagttttttttatgctttcaggTTTGaatttctaccaattttttatgaaaattattgCAAGGCTCGAATTGCAAGTTTCTGTAGAGTTATTTCTCAAGGTGCAAATGAAGGAGATCCTCTATGTAAATGGTTATTCCATCAAGCAGGGCGTGATCTAGCGCGATTTATTCAATCAGTCGCGGAAGGAGCAAGCGAGGTATTACTTTTTCATTATTCATTAAAAGTAAGAGCCGGGTTTTCTTTTTGTATCCGCGGATCTCCAAGAATTACATTTGTTAGTTGAAAAGTAAACAATCCTAAGGAAACTTTCctcttaaggtgaatccaggcttggaacttcgcgatttggccaccacgtcgcgctgctcagaatagccgtatatatttgtgagaataataaaaaccgtaatacttattcaagattggggatccaggggatatagcaacatacttgaggaacactcagtaaaaaaatcttcccaaaatttccaaaattaaagtTGTAACTACGACAGCAAGTAATTCtcattgcggcaatgggagagagagagacagaacatgagggattcggttgcgcgctcggccgccgTGGCTGAGCTggaagtttcagccgtactttctctgcgcttgtaattctaattgccaatatttttggctcaaaaaatcaagcaaaaaataatctatatcttgtggatctgctttttgtaatttgaacaatattatttcagtaatcgttgaaggaaagtgaaattctcagtggtgactggtggcgctatctcttatcttgaattatccctaatcgaaccctggattcaccttaatccattaattaattttggctaaatcatgcaaaaatcagtaaCTTAGAACAATTCAAAATAATGCTAATAATGATCATTCTCTGGGGTTGAAAATCAATCTATTAAACAttcgttgtaatttttttaaggaaacaaaaaacaagtcTAGTTATGATGTTTTTCTATTGTTAATTTATCGctttcaaaatcataaaaatcaagaaaggTGCAAATATTAGATAGGTATGAAGTTGATGAGAGCATGTTATACAGGAGTTTAAACCACTACACAAGTCGTTAAATTCGTACAAATTTAcaagaaatcttaaaaaaacaaacttacttgcataaaattgtaattttgaaacggaCGCGTTTCAGAGGTGtccatttcaaaattacaattttatgcaagtgagtgcctttaagtttgttttttaaaagttttttttaaagatttcttgtaaatttattaaaaatttttaaaggacgacggaccggtcttatgggaaaagtgggcccggttaaatcggctggcgttttgatatgttgtaggtcttcacctactgatcaaaagtgtcaatgggcatttctctctatctcgaagttttacccctcattttgggggtcaaagttgccaattcggcgtataattggcagtttttacacccgggtttattggtcgcctatgagattctttgatggtttcttgagtcttttgtatcctctgaataggctagagaccatccgaactcaaaaactgacaattttgccttatggggaagggggggggggggtgttcacgccaccgatttcagagtcggcgagccgcattaaaccgattctttcgccatgttttggagaattttttatgcaaatgattgcgactgcatcttgaaaggtcgactaagatgcagctcagaatatacccccgggcggtagggaggggggggggtgcgaccgaactcgagcagcgtaactggcttgcgcgggtcggGTCAAACCGATGCTTCTATTATGTTTtagagaacttttttgcaaatgactcaggctgcttcttgaaaggtctactaagatgcagctcaaaatatacctcccctccaccccctcccggGGGGAGGCGAAAATTGGGCCGAAAAGCCGACCGAACACGGGCAGCGAAAGTTGCCCGAGCTTGATTGTTGATCGGTTGATGAGTCGATTGGTTGATGAGATTGAGTTGATCGGTTTGATGCAACTCTCGCGAGTTGCATCAAAGTAGTAAAGTGACACTTTTTAACGTGGCTAGGACGATTAAAACTTCATACCATTTAacgcatcattcaattttcagcatatccTGATGCATTTCAGAATCTCGACGAGGGGAGGGgttatttgcttttgaaaagaaagaaaattaaaaagaagaagtacatgaccttgtttttttcttagattttctgattacgtaaaaaaatctcaGCGAGCTCGCCTCACTTTCTGCACTGAGAGCTTCCAGGATTTGATACATTACTTATGGAGCTCCagtagaaagaatgaaaaacccaGAACTCGTCAAATACCTTCAGAACTGATTGCATTGCATATATTGCCTTTTTGCGAATGCTTTGCTTTCTTCCTTGCCTTTCTTGACATTCTACAAAACTGTTTAATGCTCGATAATAATGtgcgatttcatttaaaaaatcacctagatgagatatttctgaaatcaaccgaCGTTATATAGTCTCAGCCGTAGGAATCATCTGCACCATTAGCTTTCGCTCATAGAAATATTGGGCTCAGTCGGAAATGCGTGTCAGCTTAAACGACCCTCGGAATTATGTATGAGTGATGGTGGTGGTAAAAAATGCCACtatactagtgtcagtgccacactgacctatgctgagagatcctattccaagggagggtgcggattgagaagcctccttTCTCATTCAGCATATTCCttgctccatctcagtcgacacttcgaaatgcagtctgtttcattgggataGAAAAAAcactccaaaacatgacaaaatcatcggtttgatgcaactcgcgagagctagtttcgctgcccgagttcggtcggcttttcggcccagttttcgccttccccccgggagggggggggggaggggaggtatattttgagctacatcttagtagacctttcaagaagcagcctgagtcatttgcaaaaaagttctctaAAACATAATAGAAGCATCGGTTTGACccgacccgcgcaagccagttacgctgctcgagttcggtcgcaccccccccccccctccctaccgcccgggggtatattctgagctgcatcttagtcgacctttcaagatgcagtcgcaatcatttgcataaaaaattctccaaaacatggcgaaagaatcggtttaatgcggctcgccgactctgaaatcggtggcgtgaacaccccccccccccttccccataaggcaaaattgtcagtttttgagttcggatggtctctagcctattcagaggatacaaaagactcaagaaaccatcaaagaatctcataggcgaccaataaacccgggtgtaaaaactgccaattatacgccgaattggcaactttgacccccaaaatgaggggtaaaacttcgagatagagagaaatgcccattgacacttttgatcagtaggtgaagacctacaacatatcaaaacgccagccgatttaaccgggcccacttttcccataagaccggtccgtcgtccttttTACCAGGTATGTCAATATCTAACACAGCCCTTGCCTCAAATCTTTAGATAATCATGGCATTGCTTCATAAAAATTACTAAATAAGCTCATTTACCaccatttttctcctatttatTCTCGTATGAATTGGATTTTTGTTTCTTAAGCCTAAAATTTTTCGATGtattttttcaggaacttctGAAAGCAGAGGGTGGACTGCCAATTGTGTGTGTAGGATCTGTTTGGAAGAGTTGGAACTTACTGAAAGACGGTTTTGTTGAGCAGCTCGCCAAAATCGACCGATTTAAAGTTGAAGAACTGTCTTTACTTAAATTAACTGTCAGCGTGTCGATTGGAGCAACTTACTTGGCTGCTAAAGCTATTAATTTCAACTTACCTCGGGACTACACACAAAACTATGAAGTCTTCTTCCACTATAAACGCCCGAACTAAGTTTTCAGGGGCTTAGCCCAGGTAGCAAGCTTGATTTTGCAAGCCAAGTATGTCCTTAATTAAAGTAATTTGTGATGGTGGCATTTTTGCCTTTATA
This window contains:
- the Nagk gene encoding N-acetyl-D-glucosamine kinase, producing the protein MADIILGGIEGGGTVSTISLFNGKGERLSELTGVGTNYLTLGMDVVHDRINALVQEAKKLANLPEDLTLTALGLSLSGCEHDEANKKFAVKLREKYPDLSEEYYVCSDTVGPIAVAHKNGGGVIISGTGSNTLLVNPDGSEVRCGGWGSLLGDEGSAYWISHQAIKICFDDLDNFKTPPMGYSTDYIWSAAKSYFNAESVFEFLPIFYENYCKARIASFCRVISQGANEGDPLCKWLFHQAGRDLARFIQSVAEGASEELLKAEGGLPIVCVGSVWKSWNLLKDGFVEQLAKIDRFKVEELSLLKLTVSVSIGATYLAAKAINFNLPRDYTQNYEVFFHYKRPN